Proteins from one Bos taurus isolate L1 Dominette 01449 registration number 42190680 breed Hereford chromosome 7, ARS-UCD2.0, whole genome shotgun sequence genomic window:
- the CHAF1A gene encoding chromatin assembly factor 1 subunit A isoform X2, with the protein MDCKDRPAFPVKKLIQARLPFKRLNLVPKEKIDDGLDDTGGSRAGPVQTQLHNLETSLDHLENCHMGSDIDFRPKLVNGKGPLDNFLRSQVETSIGQAVVIIDLTEDSSNPPDNMVGHNKLNSAASSAQKNINGVPDKAGDDRGLPKARQKDELASPEEALSEVPCKTEAGGADSGGADRRGLTQRGSPQNCPKLTGDLSMWSEKDRDGWSEAGGILFKGKMPVVVLQDILALRPPARSPPATPPSQAVPSESETPESSPEEDLALSHSSLSSSSPTSSPEGQSVPTKLHTGPSPFPASTPVCRITKKLVRGSAEKNKMKLQRDKERLRRQLKLRAEKEEKEKLREEAKRAKEEARKKREEEKELKEKERREKREKDEKEKAEKQRLKEERRKERQEALEAKLEEKRKKEEEKRLREEEKRIKAEKAEITRFFQKPKTPQAPKTLAGSCGKFAPFEIKEHMVLAPRCRTAFDQDLCDQLDQLLQQQSSEFSFLQDLKSRRPLRSGPTVVSNRNTDLSNSDVVIVESSKVDGVPERRKFGRMKLLQFSENHRPAYWGTWNKKTTVIRPRDPWAQDRDLLDYEVDSDEEWEEEEPGESLSHSEGDDDDDVGEDEDEDDGFFVPHGYLSEDEGVTEECADPENHKVRQKLKAKEWDEFLAKGKRFRILQPVKIGCIWAADKDGGADLKVLQQFTACLLETVPPEEEQTPKASKREKRDQQILAQLLPLLHGNVNGSKVIIREFQECCRRGLLSRDAGSPEDSAASPPSPGPARPQTPTASEDVAVPSKARLKRIISENSVYEKRPDFRMCWYVHPQVLKSFAQEHLPVPCQWSYVTAVPSATREDSGSVPAPGPGQGMPVSLKRKSAGSMCITQFMKKRRHDGQVGTGDLDDFQADTEEEDDDEGDCVIMDISDVGDIQAPCGTTSGAGGSVGMDTSESFVSPSSLRLS; encoded by the exons ATGGATTGCAAAGACAGGCCAGCTTTTCCAGTCAAGAAGTTAATACAAG CCCGACTGCCATTCAAGCGCCTGAATCTTGTCCCCAAGGAGAAAATTGACGATGGCTTGGACGACACAGGGGGGTCTCGGGCTGGCCCTGTGCAGACTCAACTCCACAACTTAGAAACCTCTTTGGACCACTTGGAGAACTGTCACATGGGTTCCGACATAGATTTTAGACCAAAACTTGTCAATGGGAAGGGACCCTTAGATAACTTTTTAAGAAGTCAAGTTGAAACCAGTATTGGCCAGGCTGTGGTCATAATCGATTTGACAGAGGACTCGAGCAACCCCCCGGACAACATGGTGGGCCACAATAAACTGAATTCTGCCGCCTCCTCCGCTCAGAAGAACATAAATGGAGTCCCAGACAAAGCTGGAGATGACAGGGGGCTGCCAAAGGCCAGGCAGAAGGATGAGCTGGCAAGTCCCGAAGAGGCCCTTTCAGAAGTTCCGTGCAAGACAGAGGCAGGGGGTGCTGACTCGGGGGGTGCAGACAGGAGGGGACTCACACAGAGGGGCTCACCCCAAAACTGTCCCAAGCTGACTGGTGACCTGAGCATGTGGTCTGAGAAGGACCGGGATGGCTGGAGTGAAGCCGGGGGCATCCTGTTCAAGGGGAAGATGCCCGTGGTCGTCTTGCAGGATATCCTGGCCCTCAGACCGCCGGCCAGGTCTCCTCCCGCCACTCCTCCCAGCCAGGCTGTGCCTTCTGAGAGCGAGACACCGGAGTCCAGCCCAGAAGAGGACTTGGCGCTGAGCCACTCGTCCTTGAGCTCTTCCTCTCCCACCAGCTCCCCCGAGGGGCAGTCTGTGCCCACAAAGCTGCATACAGGCCCCAGCCCCTTTCCTGCCTCCACACCCGTCTGCAGA ATAACTAAGAAACTGGTCAGAGGCTCTGCAGAGAAGAACAAGATGAAACTGCAAAGG GATAAGGAGCGTCTGCGGAGGCAGCTGAAGCTCCGGGccgagaaggaggagaaggagaagctgAGGGAGGAGGCCAAGAGGGCCAAGGAGGAGGCcaggaagaagagggaggaggagaaggagctgaAGGAGAAGGAGCGGCGGGAGAAGCGAGAGAAGGACGAGAAGGAGAAGGCGGAGAAGCAGCGGCTCAAGGAGGAGAGACGCAAGGAGCGCCAGGAGGCTTTGGA GGCAAAGCTGGAGGAGAAGcggaaaaaggaagaggagaaacggttgagagaagaagaaaag cGCATTAAAGCCGAGAAGGCCGAAATCACGAGGTTCTTCCAGAAACCAAAGACCCCACAGGCCCCCAAG ACCCTGGCCGGTTCCTGTGGGAAGTTTGCCCCTTTCGAAATCAAAGAGCACATGGTCCTCGCCCCTCGATGCCGGACTGCCTTTGATCAAGACCTCTGTGACCAGCTTGACCAGCTCCTCCAGCAGCAGAGCAGCGAGTTCTCCTTCCTGCAAGATCTGAAAAGCCGGCGGCCGCTTAGGTCTGGGCCCACTGTGGTGTCTAACCGGAACACAGACCTCTCTAACAG CGATGTGGTGATCGTGGAGAGCAGTAAAGTGGACGGTGTTCCTGAGCGGAGAAAGTTTGGCAGGATGAAGCTCCTGCAGTTCTCTGAGAACCACCGGCCAGCATACTGGGGCACGTGGAACAAGAAGACGACAGTCATCCGCCCAAGGGACCCCTGGGCCCAGGACAGG GACCTCCTTGACTACGAGGTGGACAGCGATGAGGAGTGGGAAGAGGAGGAGCCGGGAGAGTCCCTTTCCCACAGCGAAGGG GACGATGACGATGACGTGGGAGAGGATGAGGACGAGGATGATGGTTTCTTCGTGCCCCACGGGTACTTGTCTGAGGATGAAGGCGTGACCGAG GAATGTGCCGACCCGGAAAATCACAAGGTGCGCCAGAAACTGAAGGCCAAGGAGTGGGATGAGTTTCTGGCCAAGGGAAAGAGGTTCCGCATTCTCCAGCCTGTGAAGATCGGCTGCATCTGGGCGGCCGACAAGGACGGCGGTGCTGACCTGAAGGTGCTGCAACAGTTCACGGCCTGCCTGCTGGAGACTGTGCCCCCTGAGGAGGAGCAGACGCCCAAGGCctcaaagagagagaagagggaccAGCAGA tCCTGGCCCAGCTGCTCCCGCTGCTGCACGGGAACGTGAATGGGAGCAAGGTGATCATTCGGGAGTTCCAGGAGTGCTGCCGCCGAGGACTGCTCAGCAGGGACGCCGGCAGCCCGGAGGACAGTGCCGCCAGCCCCCCGAGCCCTGGCCCTGCCCGCCCGCAGACCCCTACCGCCAGCGAGGACGTGGCTGTGCCCTCCAAGGCCAGGCTCAAGCGGATTATTTCTGAGAACTCGGTGTATGAGAAGAGGCCCGACTTCAGGATGTGCTGGTACGTCCACCCACAGGTGCTGAAGAGCTTCGCCCAGGAGCACCTGCCTGTGCCCTGCCAGTGGAGTTATGTCACCGCAGTGCCCTCGGCCACCAGGGAGGACAGTGGCAGTGTCCCCGCCCCGGGGCCCGGCCAGGGTATGCCCGTCTCACTCAAGAGGAAGTCGGCGGGTAGCATGTGCATCACCCAGTTCATGAAAAAGCGCCGGCACGACGGGCAG
- the CHAF1A gene encoding chromatin assembly factor 1 subunit A isoform X1: MGGRDRNTKVSAMDCKDRPAFPVKKLIQARLPFKRLNLVPKEKIDDGLDDTGGSRAGPVQTQLHNLETSLDHLENCHMGSDIDFRPKLVNGKGPLDNFLRSQVETSIGQAVVIIDLTEDSSNPPDNMVGHNKLNSAASSAQKNINGVPDKAGDDRGLPKARQKDELASPEEALSEVPCKTEAGGADSGGADRRGLTQRGSPQNCPKLTGDLSMWSEKDRDGWSEAGGILFKGKMPVVVLQDILALRPPARSPPATPPSQAVPSESETPESSPEEDLALSHSSLSSSSPTSSPEGQSVPTKLHTGPSPFPASTPVCRITKKLVRGSAEKNKMKLQRDKERLRRQLKLRAEKEEKEKLREEAKRAKEEARKKREEEKELKEKERREKREKDEKEKAEKQRLKEERRKERQEALEAKLEEKRKKEEEKRLREEEKRIKAEKAEITRFFQKPKTPQAPKTLAGSCGKFAPFEIKEHMVLAPRCRTAFDQDLCDQLDQLLQQQSSEFSFLQDLKSRRPLRSGPTVVSNRNTDLSNSDVVIVESSKVDGVPERRKFGRMKLLQFSENHRPAYWGTWNKKTTVIRPRDPWAQDRDLLDYEVDSDEEWEEEEPGESLSHSEGDDDDDVGEDEDEDDGFFVPHGYLSEDEGVTEECADPENHKVRQKLKAKEWDEFLAKGKRFRILQPVKIGCIWAADKDGGADLKVLQQFTACLLETVPPEEEQTPKASKREKRDQQILAQLLPLLHGNVNGSKVIIREFQECCRRGLLSRDAGSPEDSAASPPSPGPARPQTPTASEDVAVPSKARLKRIISENSVYEKRPDFRMCWYVHPQVLKSFAQEHLPVPCQWSYVTAVPSATREDSGSVPAPGPGQGMPVSLKRKSAGSMCITQFMKKRRHDGQVGTGDLDDFQADTEEEDDDEGDCVIMDISDVGDIQAPCGTTSGAGGSVGMDTSESFVSPSSLRLS; this comes from the exons ATGGGCGGGAGAGACAGAAACACAAAAGTCTCAG CCATGGATTGCAAAGACAGGCCAGCTTTTCCAGTCAAGAAGTTAATACAAG CCCGACTGCCATTCAAGCGCCTGAATCTTGTCCCCAAGGAGAAAATTGACGATGGCTTGGACGACACAGGGGGGTCTCGGGCTGGCCCTGTGCAGACTCAACTCCACAACTTAGAAACCTCTTTGGACCACTTGGAGAACTGTCACATGGGTTCCGACATAGATTTTAGACCAAAACTTGTCAATGGGAAGGGACCCTTAGATAACTTTTTAAGAAGTCAAGTTGAAACCAGTATTGGCCAGGCTGTGGTCATAATCGATTTGACAGAGGACTCGAGCAACCCCCCGGACAACATGGTGGGCCACAATAAACTGAATTCTGCCGCCTCCTCCGCTCAGAAGAACATAAATGGAGTCCCAGACAAAGCTGGAGATGACAGGGGGCTGCCAAAGGCCAGGCAGAAGGATGAGCTGGCAAGTCCCGAAGAGGCCCTTTCAGAAGTTCCGTGCAAGACAGAGGCAGGGGGTGCTGACTCGGGGGGTGCAGACAGGAGGGGACTCACACAGAGGGGCTCACCCCAAAACTGTCCCAAGCTGACTGGTGACCTGAGCATGTGGTCTGAGAAGGACCGGGATGGCTGGAGTGAAGCCGGGGGCATCCTGTTCAAGGGGAAGATGCCCGTGGTCGTCTTGCAGGATATCCTGGCCCTCAGACCGCCGGCCAGGTCTCCTCCCGCCACTCCTCCCAGCCAGGCTGTGCCTTCTGAGAGCGAGACACCGGAGTCCAGCCCAGAAGAGGACTTGGCGCTGAGCCACTCGTCCTTGAGCTCTTCCTCTCCCACCAGCTCCCCCGAGGGGCAGTCTGTGCCCACAAAGCTGCATACAGGCCCCAGCCCCTTTCCTGCCTCCACACCCGTCTGCAGA ATAACTAAGAAACTGGTCAGAGGCTCTGCAGAGAAGAACAAGATGAAACTGCAAAGG GATAAGGAGCGTCTGCGGAGGCAGCTGAAGCTCCGGGccgagaaggaggagaaggagaagctgAGGGAGGAGGCCAAGAGGGCCAAGGAGGAGGCcaggaagaagagggaggaggagaaggagctgaAGGAGAAGGAGCGGCGGGAGAAGCGAGAGAAGGACGAGAAGGAGAAGGCGGAGAAGCAGCGGCTCAAGGAGGAGAGACGCAAGGAGCGCCAGGAGGCTTTGGA GGCAAAGCTGGAGGAGAAGcggaaaaaggaagaggagaaacggttgagagaagaagaaaag cGCATTAAAGCCGAGAAGGCCGAAATCACGAGGTTCTTCCAGAAACCAAAGACCCCACAGGCCCCCAAG ACCCTGGCCGGTTCCTGTGGGAAGTTTGCCCCTTTCGAAATCAAAGAGCACATGGTCCTCGCCCCTCGATGCCGGACTGCCTTTGATCAAGACCTCTGTGACCAGCTTGACCAGCTCCTCCAGCAGCAGAGCAGCGAGTTCTCCTTCCTGCAAGATCTGAAAAGCCGGCGGCCGCTTAGGTCTGGGCCCACTGTGGTGTCTAACCGGAACACAGACCTCTCTAACAG CGATGTGGTGATCGTGGAGAGCAGTAAAGTGGACGGTGTTCCTGAGCGGAGAAAGTTTGGCAGGATGAAGCTCCTGCAGTTCTCTGAGAACCACCGGCCAGCATACTGGGGCACGTGGAACAAGAAGACGACAGTCATCCGCCCAAGGGACCCCTGGGCCCAGGACAGG GACCTCCTTGACTACGAGGTGGACAGCGATGAGGAGTGGGAAGAGGAGGAGCCGGGAGAGTCCCTTTCCCACAGCGAAGGG GACGATGACGATGACGTGGGAGAGGATGAGGACGAGGATGATGGTTTCTTCGTGCCCCACGGGTACTTGTCTGAGGATGAAGGCGTGACCGAG GAATGTGCCGACCCGGAAAATCACAAGGTGCGCCAGAAACTGAAGGCCAAGGAGTGGGATGAGTTTCTGGCCAAGGGAAAGAGGTTCCGCATTCTCCAGCCTGTGAAGATCGGCTGCATCTGGGCGGCCGACAAGGACGGCGGTGCTGACCTGAAGGTGCTGCAACAGTTCACGGCCTGCCTGCTGGAGACTGTGCCCCCTGAGGAGGAGCAGACGCCCAAGGCctcaaagagagagaagagggaccAGCAGA tCCTGGCCCAGCTGCTCCCGCTGCTGCACGGGAACGTGAATGGGAGCAAGGTGATCATTCGGGAGTTCCAGGAGTGCTGCCGCCGAGGACTGCTCAGCAGGGACGCCGGCAGCCCGGAGGACAGTGCCGCCAGCCCCCCGAGCCCTGGCCCTGCCCGCCCGCAGACCCCTACCGCCAGCGAGGACGTGGCTGTGCCCTCCAAGGCCAGGCTCAAGCGGATTATTTCTGAGAACTCGGTGTATGAGAAGAGGCCCGACTTCAGGATGTGCTGGTACGTCCACCCACAGGTGCTGAAGAGCTTCGCCCAGGAGCACCTGCCTGTGCCCTGCCAGTGGAGTTATGTCACCGCAGTGCCCTCGGCCACCAGGGAGGACAGTGGCAGTGTCCCCGCCCCGGGGCCCGGCCAGGGTATGCCCGTCTCACTCAAGAGGAAGTCGGCGGGTAGCATGTGCATCACCCAGTTCATGAAAAAGCGCCGGCACGACGGGCAG
- the CHAF1A gene encoding chromatin assembly factor 1 subunit A — protein MLEEPECGAPGARGEAAAMDCKDRPAFPVKKLIQARLPFKRLNLVPKEKIDDGLDDTGGSRAGPVQTQLHNLETSLDHLENCHMGSDIDFRPKLVNGKGPLDNFLRSQVETSIGQAVVIIDLTEDSSNPPDNMVGHNKLNSAASSAQKNINGVPDKAGDDRGLPKARQKDELASPEEALSEVPCKTEAGGADSGGADRRGLTQRGSPQNCPKLTGDLSMWSEKDRDGWSEAGGILFKGKMPVVVLQDILALRPPARSPPATPPSQAVPSESETPESSPEEDLALSHSSLSSSSPTSSPEGQSVPTKLHTGPSPFPASTPVCRITKKLVRGSAEKNKMKLQRDKERLRRQLKLRAEKEEKEKLREEAKRAKEEARKKREEEKELKEKERREKREKDEKEKAEKQRLKEERRKERQEALEAKLEEKRKKEEEKRLREEEKRIKAEKAEITRFFQKPKTPQAPKTLAGSCGKFAPFEIKEHMVLAPRCRTAFDQDLCDQLDQLLQQQSSEFSFLQDLKSRRPLRSGPTVVSNRNTDLSNSDVVIVESSKVDGVPERRKFGRMKLLQFSENHRPAYWGTWNKKTTVIRPRDPWAQDRDLLDYEVDSDEEWEEEEPGESLSHSEGDDDDDVGEDEDEDDGFFVPHGYLSEDEGVTEECADPENHKVRQKLKAKEWDEFLAKGKRFRILQPVKIGCIWAADKDGGADLKVLQQFTACLLETVPPEEEQTPKASKREKRDQQILAQLLPLLHGNVNGSKVIIREFQECCRRGLLSRDAGSPEDSAASPPSPGPARPQTPTASEDVAVPSKARLKRIISENSVYEKRPDFRMCWYVHPQVLKSFAQEHLPVPCQWSYVTAVPSATREDSGSVPAPGPGQGMPVSLKRKSAGSMCITQFMKKRRHDGQVGTGDLDDFQADTEEEDDDEGDCVIMDISDVGDIQAPCGTTSGAGGSVGMDTSESFVSPSSLRLS, from the exons ATGCTGGAGGAGCCGGAGTGCGGGGCGCCGGGCGCCCGGGGAGAGGCCGCAG CCATGGATTGCAAAGACAGGCCAGCTTTTCCAGTCAAGAAGTTAATACAAG CCCGACTGCCATTCAAGCGCCTGAATCTTGTCCCCAAGGAGAAAATTGACGATGGCTTGGACGACACAGGGGGGTCTCGGGCTGGCCCTGTGCAGACTCAACTCCACAACTTAGAAACCTCTTTGGACCACTTGGAGAACTGTCACATGGGTTCCGACATAGATTTTAGACCAAAACTTGTCAATGGGAAGGGACCCTTAGATAACTTTTTAAGAAGTCAAGTTGAAACCAGTATTGGCCAGGCTGTGGTCATAATCGATTTGACAGAGGACTCGAGCAACCCCCCGGACAACATGGTGGGCCACAATAAACTGAATTCTGCCGCCTCCTCCGCTCAGAAGAACATAAATGGAGTCCCAGACAAAGCTGGAGATGACAGGGGGCTGCCAAAGGCCAGGCAGAAGGATGAGCTGGCAAGTCCCGAAGAGGCCCTTTCAGAAGTTCCGTGCAAGACAGAGGCAGGGGGTGCTGACTCGGGGGGTGCAGACAGGAGGGGACTCACACAGAGGGGCTCACCCCAAAACTGTCCCAAGCTGACTGGTGACCTGAGCATGTGGTCTGAGAAGGACCGGGATGGCTGGAGTGAAGCCGGGGGCATCCTGTTCAAGGGGAAGATGCCCGTGGTCGTCTTGCAGGATATCCTGGCCCTCAGACCGCCGGCCAGGTCTCCTCCCGCCACTCCTCCCAGCCAGGCTGTGCCTTCTGAGAGCGAGACACCGGAGTCCAGCCCAGAAGAGGACTTGGCGCTGAGCCACTCGTCCTTGAGCTCTTCCTCTCCCACCAGCTCCCCCGAGGGGCAGTCTGTGCCCACAAAGCTGCATACAGGCCCCAGCCCCTTTCCTGCCTCCACACCCGTCTGCAGA ATAACTAAGAAACTGGTCAGAGGCTCTGCAGAGAAGAACAAGATGAAACTGCAAAGG GATAAGGAGCGTCTGCGGAGGCAGCTGAAGCTCCGGGccgagaaggaggagaaggagaagctgAGGGAGGAGGCCAAGAGGGCCAAGGAGGAGGCcaggaagaagagggaggaggagaaggagctgaAGGAGAAGGAGCGGCGGGAGAAGCGAGAGAAGGACGAGAAGGAGAAGGCGGAGAAGCAGCGGCTCAAGGAGGAGAGACGCAAGGAGCGCCAGGAGGCTTTGGA GGCAAAGCTGGAGGAGAAGcggaaaaaggaagaggagaaacggttgagagaagaagaaaag cGCATTAAAGCCGAGAAGGCCGAAATCACGAGGTTCTTCCAGAAACCAAAGACCCCACAGGCCCCCAAG ACCCTGGCCGGTTCCTGTGGGAAGTTTGCCCCTTTCGAAATCAAAGAGCACATGGTCCTCGCCCCTCGATGCCGGACTGCCTTTGATCAAGACCTCTGTGACCAGCTTGACCAGCTCCTCCAGCAGCAGAGCAGCGAGTTCTCCTTCCTGCAAGATCTGAAAAGCCGGCGGCCGCTTAGGTCTGGGCCCACTGTGGTGTCTAACCGGAACACAGACCTCTCTAACAG CGATGTGGTGATCGTGGAGAGCAGTAAAGTGGACGGTGTTCCTGAGCGGAGAAAGTTTGGCAGGATGAAGCTCCTGCAGTTCTCTGAGAACCACCGGCCAGCATACTGGGGCACGTGGAACAAGAAGACGACAGTCATCCGCCCAAGGGACCCCTGGGCCCAGGACAGG GACCTCCTTGACTACGAGGTGGACAGCGATGAGGAGTGGGAAGAGGAGGAGCCGGGAGAGTCCCTTTCCCACAGCGAAGGG GACGATGACGATGACGTGGGAGAGGATGAGGACGAGGATGATGGTTTCTTCGTGCCCCACGGGTACTTGTCTGAGGATGAAGGCGTGACCGAG GAATGTGCCGACCCGGAAAATCACAAGGTGCGCCAGAAACTGAAGGCCAAGGAGTGGGATGAGTTTCTGGCCAAGGGAAAGAGGTTCCGCATTCTCCAGCCTGTGAAGATCGGCTGCATCTGGGCGGCCGACAAGGACGGCGGTGCTGACCTGAAGGTGCTGCAACAGTTCACGGCCTGCCTGCTGGAGACTGTGCCCCCTGAGGAGGAGCAGACGCCCAAGGCctcaaagagagagaagagggaccAGCAGA tCCTGGCCCAGCTGCTCCCGCTGCTGCACGGGAACGTGAATGGGAGCAAGGTGATCATTCGGGAGTTCCAGGAGTGCTGCCGCCGAGGACTGCTCAGCAGGGACGCCGGCAGCCCGGAGGACAGTGCCGCCAGCCCCCCGAGCCCTGGCCCTGCCCGCCCGCAGACCCCTACCGCCAGCGAGGACGTGGCTGTGCCCTCCAAGGCCAGGCTCAAGCGGATTATTTCTGAGAACTCGGTGTATGAGAAGAGGCCCGACTTCAGGATGTGCTGGTACGTCCACCCACAGGTGCTGAAGAGCTTCGCCCAGGAGCACCTGCCTGTGCCCTGCCAGTGGAGTTATGTCACCGCAGTGCCCTCGGCCACCAGGGAGGACAGTGGCAGTGTCCCCGCCCCGGGGCCCGGCCAGGGTATGCCCGTCTCACTCAAGAGGAAGTCGGCGGGTAGCATGTGCATCACCCAGTTCATGAAAAAGCGCCGGCACGACGGGCAG